AAGGGCGCTAAAAATACGCCCAAGGAAGGGCAGTCATGATTTCCATGAATACCGTTACCTTGTGCTATTTGCTGGCCTCGGTGTGTTTCATTCAGGCCCTGAAAGGCTTGTCGCATCCGGCCAGTTCGCGTCGTGGCAATCTGTTCGGCATGGTGGGGATGGCCCTGGCCATTGCCACCACGGCCGTGCTGATCTATAGCCTGGCCCCTGAAGGCAAAGAGCTCTCTGGCCTGCTGCGGGTTTTGATCGGTCTGGTGATTGGTGGCGTGCTGGGCACCGTCATGGCACGCCGTGTCGAGATGACCAAGATGCCGGAACTGGTGGCCTTCATGCACAGCATGATTGGTCTGGCTGCGGTAGCCATTGCGATTGCCGTGGTGCTGGAGCCGGTGGCCTTCGGGATTGGTTCGGCCGAGGTGGCGCTGCCCATGGGTAACCGTGTGGAGCTGGCTTTGGGCGCGCTGGTCGGTGCCATTACTTTCTCTGGTTCGGTGATCGCGTTTGGCAAGCTGTCGGGCAAGTACAAGTTCCGACTGTTCCAGGGCGCACCTGTCACCTTCAAAGGTCAGCACATACTGAACCTGCTGCTGGGTCTGCTGGCCCTGGCTTGCGGCGTGATCTTTGTGATGACTCAGGCATGGTGGGCCTTTGGTGTGCTGCTGGCCTTGTCCTTCCTGCTGGGCGTGATGCTGATCATCCCGATTGGCGGGGCAGACATGCCCGTGGTGGTGTCCATGCTGAACAGCTATTCGGGCTGGGCGGCAGCAGGGATTGGTTTCTCCCTGAACAACTCCATGCTGATCATTGCCGGTTCGCTGGTGGGCTCCTCCGGTGCGATTCTGTCCTACATCATGTGCAAGGCCATGAACCGTGCCTTCTTCAACGTGATTCTGGGCGGTTTTGGCGCCAATCCGGAAGCCGCTTCCGGTGGCGCGGACCAGGGCAGTCGTTCGGTGAAATCCGGCAGTGCAGAAGATGCCGCTTTCATGATGAGCAATGCCGAGTCCGTGGTGATTGTGCCCGGTTATGGTCTGGCCGTGGCCCGTGCTCAACACGCCTTGAAAGAGCTGTCGGACAAGCTGACCAGCCAGGGTGTGAATGTGCGCTACGCCATTCACCCGGTCGCTGGCCGTATGCCCGGCCATATGAACGTCTTGCTGGCCGAGGCAGAAATGCCTTATGAGCAAGTCTTTGAAATGGACGACATCAATAGCGAGTTTGCGCAGACCGATGTGGTGCTGGTTCTAGGCGCTAACGACGTGGTCAACCCGGCCGCTAAAAATGATCCGGCTTCGCCGATTGCAGGCATGCCGATTTTGGAAGCCTACAAAGCCAGAACCGTGATCGTGAACAAGCGTTCCATGGCTGCCGGTTATGCTGGTCTGGATAACGAACTGTTCTATATGGACAAGACCATGATGGTGTTTGGTGATGCCAAAAAGACCATTGAAGATATGGTCAAGGCGCTGTAAGACCTTCGGGTTTTTGCGCCGGCAGTAAAAAGCGCTCTGGTTCCTTGCGGGCCAGAGCGCTTTCTTGTTGGGCAAAGCGAATTTAGAACTTGGGGCCGGAACGCAATTGCTCGCACATCTGCAGGCGCTGCTCGGCAGTGGCTTTTTGCAGATCCTGACGGCCACGGTCCAGACCTTGTTCAAAGGCCTTGTCAAAGTCCTCGTCATTCAGGCCCATGCTTTGAATGGAAGACTTCTGCTGTTTTTTCATCTCTTGCAGTTGATCTTGGCTGTAGTCACCGCAAACTTCGGCGGCAGCGTGCATGGCTCCGCCCATTTGTGCCAGCTGAATGGCAGGGCCGCTATCCTGGGCGTAGCTATTGGCACTGGCCAGAAGGAGGGCCGCTAAAGGCAAAAGAAGTTTTGTGCGCTCAAACATGGTCAATCCTGTCGATTAAGAAGAGGTCCGCGCAGACCTTGCGGGCTATTCGGAGCAGGCAGGGCCTGTCTGGCGGAAGTCGCTACTTTACACTGCTTGTCTCCTTGCGGTTGAGGCCGCAGGGGCAGGA
This genomic window from Alcaligenes faecalis contains:
- a CDS encoding NAD(P)(+) transhydrogenase (Re/Si-specific) subunit beta, coding for MISMNTVTLCYLLASVCFIQALKGLSHPASSRRGNLFGMVGMALAIATTAVLIYSLAPEGKELSGLLRVLIGLVIGGVLGTVMARRVEMTKMPELVAFMHSMIGLAAVAIAIAVVLEPVAFGIGSAEVALPMGNRVELALGALVGAITFSGSVIAFGKLSGKYKFRLFQGAPVTFKGQHILNLLLGLLALACGVIFVMTQAWWAFGVLLALSFLLGVMLIIPIGGADMPVVVSMLNSYSGWAAAGIGFSLNNSMLIIAGSLVGSSGAILSYIMCKAMNRAFFNVILGGFGANPEAASGGADQGSRSVKSGSAEDAAFMMSNAESVVIVPGYGLAVARAQHALKELSDKLTSQGVNVRYAIHPVAGRMPGHMNVLLAEAEMPYEQVFEMDDINSEFAQTDVVLVLGANDVVNPAAKNDPASPIAGMPILEAYKARTVIVNKRSMAAGYAGLDNELFYMDKTMMVFGDAKKTIEDMVKAL